Within Syntrophorhabdales bacterium, the genomic segment CTTGCGAGAAAGAAGAACACAAGTAATAGTTGTCGACCTCCTGCTCAGGGCTGTTGCAGGCAGTTGATTTCAAACTGTAGCCTAAAGAAAACCTGAAGGATGGAACTTGTAGTGAAAAGAGGAGAGATATCCGAAGCGCCGGCAGATAACCTGCCGAGCCTGACAGATCTTTTTCTTTTGTTCCTGCGCCTTGGCGCCACGGCCTTCGGGGGACCGGCGATGATCCCTTACGTCGGCGAATTCGTGGTGAAGCGCAAGAAATGGATGGATCCGCAGACCTTCAAAGGAGGCGTTGTCCTCGCCCAATCCATTCCGGGCGCCACCCTCATGCAGACGGTGGCGTACGTGGGCCTGCAGAAGAGGGGCTTGCCTGGCGCACTCGTGTCATACATTGGCTTCGGCCTTCCGGCCTTCCTGCTTATGCTCGGCTTTTCCGCTGTCTATGCCGCATACGGAAGCCTGCCACGGGTAACATCCGTTTTTTCAGGACTTCAGGTAATCGTCATCGCCATCGTCGCAAACGCCACCTATACGTTCGGCAGAAGCTCCATAAAACACTATATACATGTGTTACTTGCGGTCGCCTCTGCGTTGGCCTTTTGGGTGGGTGTGAGCCCCTTCTATGTCATTCTCGGGGCAGCGCTTGCGGGTATATGCTTGTTAAAAGGAACACCTGAGACACAGCCGTCAAAAATACAGAAGAAACGCATTTCTCCCATCCCTGTTGCCAGTCTTCTTGCAATTCTGGCTACCGGACTTGCTTTTCTTTACCTCGTCCGTCCCGATCTTCTCAGACTGGTCCTCCTGATGATGAAGGTCGACCTTTTTGCCTTCGGCGGAGGCTTTGCTTCCCTGCCTCTGATGCTCCAGGAGGTTGTGCATGTGAGGGGTTGGATGGACGCGCAGACATTCATGGACGGCATAGCCCTGGGTCAGGTAACGCCCGGGCCGATAGTCATCACCGCAGCGTTTGTGGGATACCTGACGCATCGCGTCCTGGGTGCCATCGTTGCGACGGTCGGAATTTTCGGCCCTTCGTTCGTATTGGTCATCCTTATAGAGCCATTCTTCAACAGGCTGAAAAGTTCGGCCGTGTTCCTAAAAGCTACGCAAGGCGTCCTTGCCTCCTTCGTGGGACTCCTCCTTTACGTGGTCATAAGATTTTCAATTGCGGTGCCCTGGGACCTTTTCCGCGTGCTGATCGTACTGGCCTCCCTGATTGCACTTTTCAAGAAGGTGGATCTTTTGTACATTGTATTGATCGGGGCAGCGCTATCCCTGGCCCTGTTCTAGCCGTGAAAGCTGCAAGCCCGAAGGCTTTGCGTGTGTGTAACTGAAAGAGTCAGCCTCCACACTCACTTCCTGAAAGAGCGCGTGATGCTGTTTCCCTTGATGTGCGTGCTTTAGGGTGGTAACGTGGTAATGTACCGCACAGGAGTGTTGAGATCAACCAAGTGAAACGAGATTACAGAGACCAGTTGTTCACCCTGTTTCCGCTGGACGAAAAGAGCTTTGAGGAATTGTTCAATGCTGTCTCTTTCAAAGAGGTGCCTTCGGGGACCATCCTGTTATCGGAGGGCGAAATCGCGACGAAACTACTCATTGTCATCAATGGGTGCTTGAGGGAATACTTCATCAAGGAAGACGGCAAGGAGATCACGTTCCAGTTCTTTGTAGAGAACCAGATGGTCGCCTCATTCGAAAGCGCAACGACAGGGACGCCCAGCAGGCTCTACGTAGAGACCATTGAGGATTCGATAATTGGATTTATCCCGATGAAAACCCTTGAAGTAATTGTCAGTAAGTGTGTTTCCATGAGGGCGGGTTTCAGCAGGTTTCTCATGAAAAGGCTGGTTTATTATATGAACCGTTGTTCTTCGTATATACTCGACAACCCGGAAAAGAGATACCTTAAACTGCTAGAGGAGAACGCTGACCTGGTTGCAAGATTGCCCAAGCAGTATGTCGCATCGTATCTGGGCGTTACCCCTGTCTCATTGTCCCGCATCAGGAGCAGATTAAGAAAAAGAGATACCAAGACAATTAACGATTGTTAATTACAGGCCACCGCTTCCGCGCCATACTTAGAATGCAATTGCAGTTTGGTCTTACAGAATCCGTCAGGTATGGAGCGGATCAATGAATACTATTAAAGGCATCTCTATTTCGCCAACAAACAACTTCTATCTGCACCTGCTCAAATTTGCCGTTTTTGTCATCATAGCCAGTACCGGCTCTCTCATCCAGATTGAATACCATATGCACAGATTGCCGGAGGGTTACTAGGCTTGGACAAGTCCGGATGGGAATCGCTGCATAAGATATCGGCAACCATCTTTCTAGCGGGGAGAGGAGGGCATTGTTCGCTGAACTGGAGATTTGTCTCGGTAAGCATCAGGCACATCTTTCATTGGAAGCTCATAACCTCCGCCCCGCTCTCGTACTGGTTATTCCTGATATGCGTACCTACATGCCTTACTGCAATGGCATCATGGATTCTGTTGGGCCCCAAGGATAAGCTAAGATTCCTCCTCATTGAAAGTCACGACAAGCTCGGCTGGTTTCTAATCACGCTCGCGACTATCCACGTTGTGTCCCGTGCGAGGAGGATGACAAGGGCCTATCGC encodes:
- the chrA gene encoding chromate efflux transporter is translated as MKRGEISEAPADNLPSLTDLFLLFLRLGATAFGGPAMIPYVGEFVVKRKKWMDPQTFKGGVVLAQSIPGATLMQTVAYVGLQKRGLPGALVSYIGFGLPAFLLMLGFSAVYAAYGSLPRVTSVFSGLQVIVIAIVANATYTFGRSSIKHYIHVLLAVASALAFWVGVSPFYVILGAALAGICLLKGTPETQPSKIQKKRISPIPVASLLAILATGLAFLYLVRPDLLRLVLLMMKVDLFAFGGGFASLPLMLQEVVHVRGWMDAQTFMDGIALGQVTPGPIVITAAFVGYLTHRVLGAIVATVGIFGPSFVLVILIEPFFNRLKSSAVFLKATQGVLASFVGLLLYVVIRFSIAVPWDLFRVLIVLASLIALFKKVDLLYIVLIGAALSLALF
- a CDS encoding Crp/Fnr family transcriptional regulator, with the translated sequence MKRDYRDQLFTLFPLDEKSFEELFNAVSFKEVPSGTILLSEGEIATKLLIVINGCLREYFIKEDGKEITFQFFVENQMVASFESATTGTPSRLYVETIEDSIIGFIPMKTLEVIVSKCVSMRAGFSRFLMKRLVYYMNRCSSYILDNPEKRYLKLLEENADLVARLPKQYVASYLGVTPVSLSRIRSRLRKRDTKTINDC